The DNA segment CGGCAAATCCTGATTGCGTTTGCCTTTGTTGCGATCGGCGGACTTGTCCATCACATAGTCCTCCCTGGTCGTTGGGCGTTTTCAACCACCCATTGCTTGATCGACACGGTAGCTCCTCGCCGCGCAGCCGTCTATATCCGGCCGTTCATGGCGCGACGCAAAACGTGCTGGCGCCAAATCGACACCACGGGCAGGAGTACGGATCGTTGAGTCTTGTTTTCGTCCTTACGGTCGGGCTCGTCGCCGGCACGATCTCCGGCATTGTCGGCACCGGATCGTCGATCATGCTGATGCCGGTCCTGATCTACCAATACGGGCCGAAACAGGCCGTCCCGATCATGGCGGTCGCAGCCGTCATGTCCAATTTCTCGCGCATCCTCGCCTGGTATCGCGAGGTCGATTGGCGCGCTTGCGCGGCCTACTCCATTCCGGCCATTCCAGCCGCATCTCTCGGCGCCCGCACGCTGTTGGTGCTGCCGTCGCGCGTTGTCGACATTTCGATCGGATTGTTTCTGATTGCGATGGTGCCGGCCCGGCATTGGCTTGCAAGCCATCAGCTCAAGTTTTCGCTGTGGCACCTTGCCCTCGGCGGCGCGGTGGTCGGCTATCTCACCGGCATTGTCGTCTCGACCGGCCCGCTCAGTGTGCCCTTGTTTCTGTTCTACGGCCTCACCAAAGGTGCGTTTCTCGCCACCGAAGCGGCGAGCTCGCTTGGCATGTATGTGAGCAAATCCGTGACCTTCCAGCGTTTTGGCGCGCTGACGGCGGAGATCGCGTTACAAGGGCTGATCGCCGGCTCATCGCTGATGTTTGGCGCCTTCATCGCCAAGCGCTTCGTGTTGCATATGAAACCGGACGCGTTTCGGCTGCTGATGGACGGCATCATGATCGCAGCCGGTCTCTCGATGCTGTGGACGGCATTTTCGTAAATCTTTCGGCACTCTGAAGGGCGGGCGTCATTCCATGCTATGGGAATGCCGAAGCTCTCGAATCTGCCGCCAAACGAGGCCCATGGCCAAATCATCTCTCTCCTTCGTCTGCCAGAACTGCGGCGCGGCCTATAACCGCTGGCAGGGCAAGTGCGATTCCTGCGGCGAGTGGAACACGCTGGCGGAGGAGGACGTCACCGGCGCCACCTCTGTGCCGGTCTCGATCCGCTCCAAACGCAAGGGCCGGCAGTTCGCGCTGGAAAGCCTCACCGGCAAGAGCCAGGATGCCCCTCGCCTGTCATCGGGCATGGCCGAGCTCGACCGCGTTACCGGCGGCGGCTTTGTGCGCGGCTCGGTGCTTCTGGTCGGCGGCGACCCCGGCATCGGCAAATCGACGTTGCTTACGCAGGCCACCAGCATGATGGCCCGCGCGGGCCATCGCGCGGTCTATATTTCCGGCGAAGAGGCCGTGGCCCAGGTGCGGCTGCGCGCCGAACGGCTCGGACTTGCCGACGCGCCCGTGCAACTCGCCGCCGAGACTTCGGTTGAGGATATCGTCTCAACCCTTTCGGAAGGCGCGACCCCGCGCCTGATCGTGATCGATTCGATCCAGACCATGTGGACCGACACGGTCGAATCCGCGCCGGGCACCGTGACCCAGGTGCGCGCCTCCGCGCAGGCGCTCATTCGTTTTGCCAAGAAGTCCGGCGCCGCCATCATTCTGGTCGGCCATGTCACCAAGGACGGCCAGATCGCCGGGCCTCGCGTTGTCGAGCACATGGTGGATGCGGTGCTGTCGTTCGAGGGGGAAGGCTCGCAGCATTTCCGGATCCTGCGCTCGATGAAAAACCGTTTTGGGCCCACCGACGAAATCGGCGTGTTCGAAATGACGGGCCTCGGCCTTCGCGAAGTCGCCAACCCGTCTGAACTCTTTTTATCCGAGCGCGACCTCGGCAGTCCGGGAACGGCGGTCTTCGCCGGCATCGAGGGCACGCGTCCGGTGCTGGTCGAATTGCAGGCGCTGGTGGCGCCGACCTCGCTCGGCACGCCGCGTCGCGCGGTGGTCGGCTGGGACCCCAGCCGGCTCTCGATGGTGCTGGCGGTGCTGGAGGCCCATTGCGGGGTCAAGCTGTCCGGCCACGACGTCTATCTCAATGTCGCCGGCGGGTTGCGTATCCAGGAGCCCGCCGCCGATCTTGCCGCCGCGGCAGCATTGGTGTCCTCGCTAGTCAATGCACCGTTGCCGGCGGATGCGGTCTATTTCGGGGAAATTTCCTTGTCGGGCGCGATCCGTCCAGTGGCGCAGACCTCGGCCAGGCTCAAGGAAGCCGCCAAACTCGGCTTTGGCCGCGCGGTCTTGCCCGAATCAGCCCGCGGCGAGGCCGGAGGTGATTCGGGCCTTGCGTTGAACCCGGTCGGCGGATTGACCAGCTTGGTGGCCGAAATTGCCGCGCGAGGAACCCCAAGAGGCAACAGGGAAAATTCACCTGCGGAAAAAAATGCAACACCCACGAGATTCCGCCGTCAGGAAGGCTAGGCAGGCGTGACGCCACCCGCCCCTGCCGCTATACATCGCGCGCGCAAGCCGGGATCGTGCGATTTCCGCCTTGCGGAGCCAGCTACGTGGCTGCCAGCCTGAGGCGGTCCCGATTCGCGGTTTGAACCTTGATGCGGACCTAACCAGCCGATGCCAGTTACCATTCTCGATCTCGTCCTGCTCGCTGTGATGCTGATCTCCGGCCTGCTTGCGATGGTTCGCGGCTTCATGCGCGAAATCCTCTCGATCGCCGCCTGGGGCACGGCCGCGCTGGTGACGCTCTATTCGTTTTCCAAGCTGCTGCCGACCGCCAAGACCTATGTCAGCAACGATACGGTGGCGAGCCTGGTCGTGGTCGGCGGCGTATTTGTCGGCACTCTGATCGTGGTTTCGGTCATCACGGTGCGCATCTCCGACATGATCCTGGATTCCCGGATCGGGGCGCTCGACCGGACCCTCGGCTTCCTGTTCGGACTGGCACGGGGCCTGCTAATCGTAGTGGTGGCCTTCCTGTTCTTCACCTGGCTGGTTCCGGACAAGCAGCGGCCGGACTGGGTGACGGGCGCCAAATCCCGGGTGGTCCTGCAGGGAACCGGGGATTGGCTGATGGCGCTCTTGCCGGATGACCCCGAGAACACCATCTTGAAGAGATTCAAGAAGAATAAACCGGAAGATGACCAAACTGACGCCGACCAGGCGGCCCCGGCATCAGGCGACGGGTATAGTAAACCTGCCCGAGACAGCCTTAAAAAGCTGATCGAAAAGCCAGCAGCGAAGTGAGAGCCGGTCAAAAGAGAGGCGCGATGGACGACCAACAAAGCCCTTCCGATGACGCCAAAGCTCAGGGGCTGACGACCGGCCCGCTCTACCTGGAAGACCCCGATCTGGAAGGCGATACGCTCCGCGAAGAATGCGGTGTATTCGGTATCTTCGGCCATCCCGAAGCGGCAGCCATTACGGCCCTCGGATTGCACGCACTTCAGCACCGTGGTCAGGAGGCCGCCGGCATCGTCTCGTTTGATGGCAGCCGGTTCCATTCCGAACGGCGGCTTGGGCTGGTCGGCGATACCTTTTCCCGCCGCGAGGTCATCGAACGCCTGCCCGGCAATGCCGCGATCGGCCATGTGCGCTATTCGACCACCGGCGAGACCATCCTGCGTAACGTGCAGCCGCTGTTTGCCGAGCTCAACGCCGGCGGATTTGCAGTTGGCCACAATGGCAATCTCACCAACGGCCTGACGCTGCGCCGCGAACTCGTGCGCGGCGGCGCGATGATGCAGTCCACTACCGACACCGAAGTGATCCTGCACCTCGTCGCCCAGTCAAAGCGCAACCATTTCATCGATCGTTTCATCGAAGCGCTGCGGACGATCGAAGGCGCCTACTCGCTGGTGTCGCTGACCAACAAGAAGCTCGTCGGCGCACGCGATCCGCTCGGCATCCGCCCGCTGGTGCTCGGCGAATTCGAGGGCTGCCCGATCCTGGCGTCGGAGACCTGCGCGCTCGATATCATCGGCGCCAAATATGTCCGCGACGTGGAGCCCGGCGAGATCGTCGTATTTGACGAGCGCGGCGCACAAAGCCACAAGCCATTCCCGCCGAAACCGCCGCGGCCCTGCATCTTCGAATACATCTATTTCTCGCGGCCGGATTCCATCGTCGGCGGACGATCGGTTTATGACGTGCGCAAGGCCTTTGGTGCCCAGCTGGCGCGTGAAAGCCACGTGCCGGTCGATGTCGTGGTGCCGGTGCCGGACTCCGGCGTTCCTGCCGCCGTCGGCTACAGCCAGCACTCCGGCGTGCCGTTCGAGCTTGGCATCATCCGCAACCACTATGTCGGCCGCACCTTCATCCAGCCGACCCAGAGCATTCGCGAGTCCGGCGTGAAGATGAAGCACAACGCCAACCGCGCTGCGATCGAGGGCAAGCGCATCATCCTGATCGACGATTCACTCGTGCGCGGCACCACCTCGAGAAAGATCGTCCGCATGATGCGCGATGCCGGCGCGCGCGAGGTTCACTTCCGCCTAGCTTCGCCGCCGATCCTCTACCCCGACTATTACGGCATCGACCTGCCGGATCGCGGCGGCCTGCTGGCGGCGACACACAATCTGGAAGAAATGCGCGAACTGATCGGCGCCGACACGCTCGCTTTCCTGTCCGTCGACGGCATGTACCGCGCCATGGGCTATCCCGGGCGCGATCCCGCCAATCCGAAATTCTCCGACCATTGCTTTACCGGGGCTTATCCAACGAACCTCACCGACCAGGATCAGGTCGAGCCGACGCCGCGGCAGCTATCCCTGCTCGCGGAAGCGAGCTGAGATTCGTCGTTGCCGGGCTTGACCCGGCAATCCATCTGACATCTAGAAGCGCTTACGATGGATCCGCGGGCTTGATCCGCGTATCCGACTGCCTATTGACGCTGGAGTTGTACCCATGTCCCTCCCCCTCGCCGACCGTATCGCTCTCGTCACCGGCGCCTCGCGCGGCATCGGCTATGCCGCCGCACGCGCACTCGCGAAGGCCGGCGCGCACATTGTTGCGGTCGCGCGCACCCAGGGCGGGTTGGAAGAACTCGACGACGAGATAAGAAAGGATGGCGGCAAGGCGACGCTGGTACCGCTCAGCCTGACCGATTTTGACGGCATCGCGCGGCTCGGCGCAGCCCTGCACGAGCGTCACGGCAAGCTCGATATTCTCGTCGGCAATGCCGGCGTCGCCGGCCCCTCTTCGCCGCTCGGCCATATCGACATGAAGCCGTGGAACGACGTGCTTGCGGTCAACCTGTCGGCCAATTTCCAGTTGATCCGCTGCCTGGAGCCGCTGTTGAAGAAATCCGAGGCCGGCCGCGCGGTGTTCATCACCTCGGGCGTGGCCAACAAGGCGACCGGTTACCTCGGCCCCTATGCGGCCTCCAAGGCCGCGCTCGAGGCGCTGGCGCGCGTCTGGGCCCATGAGACGGCATCGACGCCGCTTCGGATCAATCTGTTCAATCCCGGCCCGATCCGCACCCGCATGCGCGCCGCTGTCTTTCCCGGCGAAGATCCGACGACGCTCGATACGCCGGAGCAGGCAGCCGAACTGATCGTGCCGATGTGCCTGCCGACGTGGGACGAGAGCGGCAAGTTCTTCGACTATCCGACACGGAGCCTTTTGAGCTTTCAGCCACCGGCCTAGCCGGTTGGGTCCATCAACGACCCGCGCCGTTGACTAGCCTTTGACGGGGCTATTCACTGACGGCCAAAGAAGCAGAAAGGACGTCCGTGACGCCGATCGAGAACCGCGGCCAGCTGCTCCGCGCCGTCGCGAACCTTTCGGCGGCAGCGGTAGTCGCCGTCGCCACCCTGCTGGTCGGTACGATGGGCCCTTCGCGGGCCGGCGAAATTCCAACTTTCACCGTCGATGCGGCGTGGCCGAAGCCGCTGCCGAACAACTGGATTCTCGGTCAGGTCGGCGGCATCACCGTCGATGGGCAAGGGCACATCTGGATGATTCATCGCCCGCGCTCGCTGACCGATGACGAGAAGGGCGCAACTCTGACGCCGCCCCGCTCGAAATGCTGCATCCCGGCGCCACCGGTTTTGGAATTCGATGCCGACGGCAATCTCCTGCGCGCCTGGGGTGGCCCCGGCGAGGGCTACGAATGGGTCGGGCGCGAGCACGGTATTGAAGTTGACGAACGCGGATTCGTCTGGGTCGGCGGCAACGCCGAGAACGACAATGCCATTCTGAAGTTCACACTCGACGGCAAGTTCGTGATGCAGATCGGCAAGATTGCGCCAAGCAAGGGCAGCAATGACATCGGCCAGCTAGGCAAGCCCGCGGAGACAGCGATCGACAAGGATGCGGACGAGATCTATGTCGCCGACGGCTACGGCAACCACCGTGTCATCGTGTTCGACGCCACGACCGGCGCCTACAAGCGGCACTGGGGTGCCTATGGAAACACGCCTAGCGATGACAAGCAGCCGCCCTACGATCCCAAGGCACCGGCCTCGCAGCAGTTTGCCAATCCCGTGCACTGCGTAAAGATCGCCCATGACGGGCTTGTCTATGTCTGCGACCGCATCAACAACCGCATCCAGGTGTTCCGCAAGGACGGCACGTTCGTGAAGGAATGGTTCTTCGAAAGAAATACGCTTGGCAATGGTGCGGTTTGGGACGTCGCGATCTGGCCCGATGCACAACAGCGTTTTCTGCTCAGTGCGGATGGCGAGAACAATGAAATCAGGATCATCAACCGCCAGGATGGAACGGTCGCCGGCAGTTTCGGACGAGGGGGCCGCAACGCTGGCCAGTTTCACTGGGTCCACGCCATCGCCGTCGATGCCAAGGGCAACGTCTATACGGCCGAGGTCGATAACGCCAAGCGAATCCAAAAATTCCGTCTGACCTCGGACGCCCTACGCTGAGCGCGACGACCCACGGTTGGCGAGCGTCACGGCGGCGACCGCAAGCGCCAACAGCACCAGCGCCGAGGCCAGAAAGAACGGCGCGCCGGGCAGATGAAACGGCGTCTGCGGGCTGATGAAATGGGCAAAGGTCAGCGTAAACAGGAACGGCCCCAGCAATTGCGAAATGCTCTGCACGCTGGCCGTCGCGCCTTGCAGCTGGCCTTGCTGGTCGGGTGCGACGCGTTTCGTCATGAACGACTGGATCGCCGCGCCTGAAACGCCCCACAGCGACATCACGGGAATGCCGAGCCACGATAGCGGCCCGGTAGGCGCGATCGCAAAAATCAGAAAGCCGGCGGCGCCGAAAGCGAGCCCCAGCAGCAACGCCCGGCGTTCGCCAAATATCCGCACGATCGGCCCGATGCCCGCCCCCTGCACCAGCATGGCGCAGATGCCGACCATTGCCAGCGTCACGCCAACCGTCTTCGAGTCCCAGCCATATCGATAGGTCGCATAGAGCACGAAGATCGAAGGCAGCACCGCATGCGCGAGCTGGGCAAAGAAGTTCGTCACCGACAGGCCCGTCAGGACGCGGTCGGACCGCAGCAGACCTAGCGCGCCGATCGGATTGGCGCTTTTCCAGCGAAACGGTGCGCGGCGGTCGCGCAGCAGCGACTCCGGCAGGATCAACAGGCCATAGATCGTGTTGGCAAAGCTCAGGCCCGCCGCAACCCAGAACGGCAGTCGCGGATCGGCATCGCCGAGCAGCCCGCCGACCGCAGGACCGATGATGAATCCGGCGCCGAAGGCGGCGCCTACCTTGCCGAACACGGCGGCTCGCCGCTCGGCCGGCGTGATGTCGGCGATATAGGCAAAGGCGGTCGAAATACTGGCTGACGTAATGCCGGAAATAACCCGGCCGACAAACAGCCACGCCAGCGACGGCGCGAGCGCCATCAGCACATAGTCCAGCCCCAGCCCGAAATTCGACAGCAGCACCACCGGCCGACGGCCGAACCGGTCTGACAGGCTGCCCAAAATCGGCGAGAAGAAAAACTGCATCAGCGCCCAGGCCGTCCCGAACACGCCAAAGATGCGGGCCGCGCGCACGGTATCGTTGTTGACGAAGCTTTCGACGAGCTTCGGCAGGATCGGCATGATCAGGCCAAGCGCCAGCATGTCGAGCAGGATCGTGACGAAGATGAAGGCAACCGCTGCGCCGCGCGCGGGAGATGTTGCGGGCGGCGTGCCGACGGCACTAGTGCCCACTTTCCGAAGTTCGTGTTCCATTGCAGCGCCCACCGTCACGAACTTCGGAAAGTCATGGGCACTAGCAAACCCGTTGATCCAGTACCGCTTTGTCGATCCGAAGTCCCTGATCGAACTCGTCGCTTCCAGGACTTCAGATCGGCGGTACTAGTGTCGCTCATGAGGGCCGCTTTCGTTTGTGCGCGAAAGGATTGGCTTTCTCGCGCAACGCAATCCGCATCGGCGTCCCGGGCAATTCGAATTCGCCGCGCATGGAGTTGACGAGATACCTCAGATAGGATTGCGGCACGGCATCGGCGCGGGAGCAGAACAACACGAAGCTCGGCGGCCGCGCCTTGGCCTGGGTGATGTAATTCAGTTTCAACCGGCGGCCGGAAACCGCCGGCGGCGGGTTGGCATGCACCGCCTGCTCGAACCAGCGATTGAGCGCTGCCGTCGGCACCCGCCGGTTCCACACTGCATACGCCTCCTCGATTGCACGCATCAGCCGATCGATACCCTCGCCCATCAGCCCCGATACGGCCACCAAAGGCGCTCCCTTGACCTGCGGCAGCCAGTGATCGGCCTCGGTGCGCAAAGCGGAAATCGCACCGGGCTTGGTCTCCGTCAGGTCCCATTTGTTGACCGCGATCACGAGCGCCCGGCCCTCGCGTTCGATCAGATCGGCGATGCGCAGATCCTGTTCTTCGAACTTGTTCTGCGCATCCAACATCAGCACCACGACTTCAGCGAAGCGCACCGCGCGCAAAGCGTCCGCAACCGAGAGCTTTTCCAGCTTCTCCTCGATCCGCGAACGCCGCCGCAGTCCCGCGGTGTCGAACACGCGAAAATCCCGGCCGTTCCAGTTGATCTCCACGGCGATGGAATCGCGCGTCGTACCGGCTTCGGCGCTGGTCAGAAGCCGCTCCTCGCCAAGCAGGCGATTGATCAGCGTCGACTTGCCGGCGTTGGGACGGCCGACGACGGCGACGCGGATTGGCCTGCGCGCCAGCTCCTCGTCGCTCTCAGCGATATCCTCATCGCCATCTTCGTCTTCCTCCGCAGGTTCCGGCATCAGGTCGCGCAGCGCGTCGTAGAGGTCACCCATGCCCTCGCCATGTTCGGCAGAGATCATGATCGGCTCGCCCAGGCCCAATGCGTAGGATTCCATCGCGCCGAGCTCGCCGTGCTTGCCTTCGCTCTTGTTGGCGAGAAGGACCACCGGCTTGTTGGCGCGGCGCGCATGGTCGGCGAAGCTGCGGTCACTCGGCGTCAGTCCGGCGCGCCCGTCGATCACGAACATCAGCGCATCCGCAAGCCCGATCGCAGTCTCGGTCTGCTCCTGCATCCGCGCGGTGAGCGACCCCTTCGCGCCTTCGTCGAGCCCCGCCGTGTCGATGATGGTAAAGCGAAGATCGCCGAGCCGCGCTTCGCCTTCGCGCCGGTCACGCGTCACCCCGGGTGCGTCGTCGACCAGCGCGAGCTTCTGTCCAACCAGACGGTTGAACAGCGTCGACTTCCCGACATTGGGCCGGCCGATAATGGCGATCGTAAAGGACATCAGGGATCCGGGCGCGCGGGAAAATCGAACAAGGGCTTGCGGCTAGCCACCGAACCGGTGCCAGCCGAAGGACTGCATCAAGCGTTAGCGCGTAAACGTGCCGCCCGGAAGTGGCGCCGGGAATGCCGCGCCCGATTGTTGGGTGGGTTGCGCCTGCGGTGCGCCGGACTGCGCGTCGGCCGGCTGATCGGGCGGTGGCGCGGTGGTGCGCTGACGCACGATCTTCTTCTTCGGCGCGGGTGGAGCCGCCGCAGTCGCGTCTTCCTCGGGCGTGGCCGAAGGATCGGCGTTCGCCGTCGCTGCCGCAGGCTGCTTGCTCTTGCCAGTTTTCTTCGGCTTGGTCTCCGGAGGCGGAGGCGGCGGGACGGCCGCCTGCTGCGCATTCTGATCGGCGTCCTGCTGAGCGCCCTTGTACAGCGACTTCGGAACGCCCTGTTCGAGACCAGGCACGCCTTCCGGGAATACCGGCTTACGATCGCCCTGCAACTTCTTCTTAGTGTCGAGCCAGTCGAGCCATTCCATCGGATCGAAGCTGTTGATCTGGCTGGCGCAGCCGCCCACCGCGCCCGACAGCGCGACGAGGACGGAAGCGGCGATCAGACGTTTCAGGCGACGCATGGTCGATTTCTCATTCAACGGTTTGCCGTCGTCAGCTCTTGGCGACCGGCGGAAGCAAGGCTTGAAGCGCCTCGGCCCGCTGACGCATGGCCGACGGCGTCTCGCCGTCATTGGCAATCAGATCCAGCCACTGCCGCGCCGCGGTGTTGTCGTTGGCCCGCCACGCCGACAGAGCCAGCAATTCACGCGCAGTATGACGGAAGGTCGCGTCCGGCTTGGCGGCAGTTTCAAGCCGTTGCAGCATGTTGGGATAGCCTTCAGTATCCAGCAACAGTCCGGCCGCTCGAATCCGCGCCAGGTCCTGCTGCTCAGTGCCAATGCTGCGATCGGAGGCAAGCTCATCGTACATTTTCGCGCCCGCTTTCGGATCACGGGCTGCAACCTCGCCGGCCGCACGCAAACGCGCCAGCATGCGGTATCCGGAGGGAGCCGTCGTCGCGAGCTTGTCGAAGGCCGCTTCCGCCTCCGCGTTCTTGTTTTGCTCGACGAGCTCGATCGCGGCCTCAAAAGCAGCGCCCGCCTCGGCGGCCTTCTGGGCTTCCAGATATTGGTAGCCTCGCCAGCCGGCGACGGCGGCAACGATCAGGACGGCAGCCGCGATGATATAGAGCGAGTATTGGTCCCAGAGCTTTTTGAGTTGCTCCCGGCGGACTTCCTCGTCGACTTCATCAAATAATTCAGACACTTAAGTGTACCCCATCCCGGCCTCGCACGCCTGGAACCGTCAGGTGCGATTCATCTGCCCCTTGATGGCGGCCGCGTTACCCTAGCGATATGGCGGTGGCAAGGCAAAGCTAGACCACCAGCCCGATCAAAGCGTTAACAGTGCTGCCCCAACGGGTTTTCCAGCCTCTGTCACCGGCCAGAGCCGTGCTTACGCCTTTGCCTTCATGCCGTAAACATGTTCCGGCCCCGGGAAAGCCCGGGAGCGGACGTCGGCCGCATAGCCCTGGATCGCGGCCTCGATCATCGGGCCGAGGTTGCCATAGCGTCGAACAAATTTCGGAGCCCGCGGCGACAATCCCAGCATGTCCTCCAGCACCAGCACCTGGCCGTCGCAGGCCGCGCTGGCGCCGATGCCGATGGTCGGAATGTCGATCGTCCCGGTTATCTTGCGCGCCAAGGGCTC comes from the Bradyrhizobium erythrophlei genome and includes:
- a CDS encoding TCR/Tet family MFS transporter; the protein is MGTSAVGTPPATSPARGAAVAFIFVTILLDMLALGLIMPILPKLVESFVNNDTVRAARIFGVFGTAWALMQFFFSPILGSLSDRFGRRPVVLLSNFGLGLDYVLMALAPSLAWLFVGRVISGITSASISTAFAYIADITPAERRAAVFGKVGAAFGAGFIIGPAVGGLLGDADPRLPFWVAAGLSFANTIYGLLILPESLLRDRRAPFRWKSANPIGALGLLRSDRVLTGLSVTNFFAQLAHAVLPSIFVLYATYRYGWDSKTVGVTLAMVGICAMLVQGAGIGPIVRIFGERRALLLGLAFGAAGFLIFAIAPTGPLSWLGIPVMSLWGVSGAAIQSFMTKRVAPDQQGQLQGATASVQSISQLLGPFLFTLTFAHFISPQTPFHLPGAPFFLASALVLLALAVAAVTLANRGSSRSA
- the der gene encoding ribosome biogenesis GTPase Der, encoding MSFTIAIIGRPNVGKSTLFNRLVGQKLALVDDAPGVTRDRREGEARLGDLRFTIIDTAGLDEGAKGSLTARMQEQTETAIGLADALMFVIDGRAGLTPSDRSFADHARRANKPVVLLANKSEGKHGELGAMESYALGLGEPIMISAEHGEGMGDLYDALRDLMPEPAEEDEDGDEDIAESDEELARRPIRVAVVGRPNAGKSTLINRLLGEERLLTSAEAGTTRDSIAVEINWNGRDFRVFDTAGLRRRSRIEEKLEKLSVADALRAVRFAEVVVLMLDAQNKFEEQDLRIADLIEREGRALVIAVNKWDLTETKPGAISALRTEADHWLPQVKGAPLVAVSGLMGEGIDRLMRAIEEAYAVWNRRVPTAALNRWFEQAVHANPPPAVSGRRLKLNYITQAKARPPSFVLFCSRADAVPQSYLRYLVNSMRGEFELPGTPMRIALREKANPFAHKRKRPS
- the radA gene encoding DNA repair protein RadA produces the protein MAKSSLSFVCQNCGAAYNRWQGKCDSCGEWNTLAEEDVTGATSVPVSIRSKRKGRQFALESLTGKSQDAPRLSSGMAELDRVTGGGFVRGSVLLVGGDPGIGKSTLLTQATSMMARAGHRAVYISGEEAVAQVRLRAERLGLADAPVQLAAETSVEDIVSTLSEGATPRLIVIDSIQTMWTDTVESAPGTVTQVRASAQALIRFAKKSGAAIILVGHVTKDGQIAGPRVVEHMVDAVLSFEGEGSQHFRILRSMKNRFGPTDEIGVFEMTGLGLREVANPSELFLSERDLGSPGTAVFAGIEGTRPVLVELQALVAPTSLGTPRRAVVGWDPSRLSMVLAVLEAHCGVKLSGHDVYLNVAGGLRIQEPAADLAAAAALVSSLVNAPLPADAVYFGEISLSGAIRPVAQTSARLKEAAKLGFGRAVLPESARGEAGGDSGLALNPVGGLTSLVAEIAARGTPRGNRENSPAEKNATPTRFRRQEG
- a CDS encoding SDR family NAD(P)-dependent oxidoreductase; its protein translation is MSLPLADRIALVTGASRGIGYAAARALAKAGAHIVAVARTQGGLEELDDEIRKDGGKATLVPLSLTDFDGIARLGAALHERHGKLDILVGNAGVAGPSSPLGHIDMKPWNDVLAVNLSANFQLIRCLEPLLKKSEAGRAVFITSGVANKATGYLGPYAASKAALEALARVWAHETASTPLRINLFNPGPIRTRMRAAVFPGEDPTTLDTPEQAAELIVPMCLPTWDESGKFFDYPTRSLLSFQPPA
- a CDS encoding tetratricopeptide repeat protein — protein: MSELFDEVDEEVRREQLKKLWDQYSLYIIAAAVLIVAAVAGWRGYQYLEAQKAAEAGAAFEAAIELVEQNKNAEAEAAFDKLATTAPSGYRMLARLRAAGEVAARDPKAGAKMYDELASDRSIGTEQQDLARIRAAGLLLDTEGYPNMLQRLETAAKPDATFRHTARELLALSAWRANDNTAARQWLDLIANDGETPSAMRQRAEALQALLPPVAKS
- the purF gene encoding amidophosphoribosyltransferase: MDDQQSPSDDAKAQGLTTGPLYLEDPDLEGDTLREECGVFGIFGHPEAAAITALGLHALQHRGQEAAGIVSFDGSRFHSERRLGLVGDTFSRREVIERLPGNAAIGHVRYSTTGETILRNVQPLFAELNAGGFAVGHNGNLTNGLTLRRELVRGGAMMQSTTDTEVILHLVAQSKRNHFIDRFIEALRTIEGAYSLVSLTNKKLVGARDPLGIRPLVLGEFEGCPILASETCALDIIGAKYVRDVEPGEIVVFDERGAQSHKPFPPKPPRPCIFEYIYFSRPDSIVGGRSVYDVRKAFGAQLARESHVPVDVVVPVPDSGVPAAVGYSQHSGVPFELGIIRNHYVGRTFIQPTQSIRESGVKMKHNANRAAIEGKRIILIDDSLVRGTTSRKIVRMMRDAGAREVHFRLASPPILYPDYYGIDLPDRGGLLAATHNLEEMRELIGADTLAFLSVDGMYRAMGYPGRDPANPKFSDHCFTGAYPTNLTDQDQVEPTPRQLSLLAEAS
- a CDS encoding CvpA family protein; protein product: MPVTILDLVLLAVMLISGLLAMVRGFMREILSIAAWGTAALVTLYSFSKLLPTAKTYVSNDTVASLVVVGGVFVGTLIVVSVITVRISDMILDSRIGALDRTLGFLFGLARGLLIVVVAFLFFTWLVPDKQRPDWVTGAKSRVVLQGTGDWLMALLPDDPENTILKRFKKNKPEDDQTDADQAAPASGDGYSKPARDSLKKLIEKPAAK
- a CDS encoding sulfite exporter TauE/SafE family protein, yielding MSLVFVLTVGLVAGTISGIVGTGSSIMLMPVLIYQYGPKQAVPIMAVAAVMSNFSRILAWYREVDWRACAAYSIPAIPAASLGARTLLVLPSRVVDISIGLFLIAMVPARHWLASHQLKFSLWHLALGGAVVGYLTGIVVSTGPLSVPLFLFYGLTKGAFLATEAASSLGMYVSKSVTFQRFGALTAEIALQGLIAGSSLMFGAFIAKRFVLHMKPDAFRLLMDGIMIAAGLSMLWTAFS